The genomic segment GAGCGCCAGTAAGCCAAAGATGCTGACAGGCTTGAACCAAAAAGGTAAGGGGTTTGGTCAGAGCGTTCGAGTTTCGCTCTGCGCAATCTACGATTCCCCCGGCGGAAAGGCAGATCCTAAGTCATCGTGTAAAATCAGTGGAACATGGTAAGCCTGACTGTCTCCGCAAATGCGGAAACCGACCCGCAAGGGCAGGCCACAGGCAGGCAGGTATGGGAGGCTGGAAAAAGCGAATGCCGTCTTGTAATGAGGCGGACAGGGGTTCAAAATTTGCCCTGACTCGAAAGAGTGCAGACTTCCAGCAGGTGGCGAATTACGAGAAAGATTATAAAAGGTATAACCACAGTTGCACGGCAGACGATGGCAAAGACCATTGACGGCGCTGCGGGCGGGTAACCGCAAACTTAGTAATAATCCATATCGTAAAGGCAGTAAAGCTGAATGAGAAATATACAGGAAATAATGCCGGTCTGACTTGACAAAAGGAAAGAATGGCATTACAAGCGAAAATGGAATCTAACAGAAATACTGCCGGATGCTTCACGGCATTTTATCGCTGCTTGAGCCGTATGAGGTGAAAGTCTCACGTACGGTTCTTAGGGGGGAAGGGAGCAGCAATGCTCCTGACCTACCCGGCTTGCGACATGTAAGTCGCTGATTTTATTGTTAATACTTGATTCTCATTAAATGAGAATCAAGCAAAATTAACCTGTCTTATTGCAGACAGTTTTCTACTCCGACATGCACTTTCACCGCTGGTGTCTGATGTATGAAGCTTGGAGGACAACGTAGCCCGTGTCCGTAAGGACTGGAGAGCAAACCGTGAGGGGGACTCAACTCTGGAAGCATCGAACTGGAGCGGGAGCCAGGAATGATGATATGGATAACACATGTGAACTGCTGATAAACGTCGTGAGCGCCAGTAAGCCAAAGATGCTGACAGGCTTGAACCAAAAAGGTAAGGGGTTTGGTCAGAGCGTTCGAGTTTCGCTCTGCGCAATCTACGATTCCCCCGGCGGAAAGGCAGATCCTAAGTCATCGTGTAAAATCAGTGGAACATGGTAAGCCTGACTGTCTCCGCAAATGCGGAAACCGACCCGCAAGGGCAGGCCACAGGCAGGCAGGTATGGGAGGCTGGAAAAAGCGAATGCCGTGCTGTAATGGTGCGGACAGGGGTTCAAAATTTGCCCTGACTCGAAAGAGTGCAGACTTCCAGCAGGTGGCGAATTACGAGAAAGATTATAAAAGGTATAACCACAGTTGCACGGCAGACGATGGCAAAGACCATTGACGGCGCTGCGGGCGGGTAACCGCAAACTTAGTAATAATCCATATCGTAAAGGCAGTAAAGCTGAATGAGAAATATACAGGGAATAATGCCGGTCTGACTTGACAAAAGGAAAGAATGGCATTACAAGCGAAAATGGAATCTAACAGAAATACTGCCGGATGCTTCACGGTATTTTATCGCTGCTTGAGCCGTATGAGGTGAAAGTCTCACGTACGGTTCTTAGGGGGGAAGGGAGCAGTAATGCTCCTGACCTACCCGGCTTGCGACATGTAAGTCGCTGATTTTATTGTTAATACTTGATTCTCATTGAATGAGAATCAAGCAAAATTAACCTGTCTTATTGCAGACAGTTTCCTACTCCGACATGCACTTTCACCGCTGGTGTCTGATGTATGAAGCTTGGAGGACAACGTAGCCCGTGTCCGTAAGGACTGGAGAGCAAACCGTGAGGGGACTCAACTCTGGAAGCATCGAACTGGAGCGGGAGCCAGGAATGATGATATGGATAACACATGTGAACTGCTGATAAACGTCGTGAGCGCCAGTAAGCCAAAGATGCTGACAGGCTTGAACCAAAAAGGTAAGGGGTTTGGTCAGAGCGTTCGAGTTTCGCTCTGCGCAATCTACGATTCCCCCGGCGGAAAGGCAGATCCTAAGTCATCGTGTAAAATCAGTGGAACATGGTAAGCCTGACTGTCTCCGCAAATGCGGAAACCGACCCGCAAGGGCAGGCCACAGGCAGGCAGGTATGGGAGGCTGGAAAAAGCGAAGGCCGTGCTGTAATGGTGCGGACAAGGGTTCAAAATTTGCCCTGACTCGAAAGAGTGCAGACTTCCAGCAGGTGGCGAATTACGAGAAAGATTATAAAAGGTATAACCACAGTTGCACGGCAGACGATGGCAAAGACCATTGACGGCGCTGCGGGCGGGTAACCGCAAACTTAGTAATAATCCATATCGTAAAGGCAGTAAAGCTGAATGAGAAATATACAGGGAATAATGCCAGTCTGACTTGACAAAAGGAAAGAATGGCATTACAAGCGAAAATGGAATCTAACAGAATTACTGCCGGATGCTTCACGGCATTTTATCGCTGCTTGAGCCGTATGAGGTGAAAGTCTCACGTACGGTTCTTAGGGGGGAAGGGAGCAGTAATGCTCCTGACCTACCCGGCTTGCGACATGTAAGTCGCTGATTTTATTGTTAATACTTGATTCTCATTAAATGAGAATCAAGCAAAATTAACCTGTCTTATTGCAGACAGTTTCCTACTCCGACATGCACTTTCACCGCTGGTGTCTGATGTATGAAGCTTGGAGGACAACGAAGCCCGTGTCCATAAGGACTGGAGAGCAAACCGTGAGGGGGACTCAACTCTGGAAGCATCGAACTGGAGCGGGAGCCAGGAATGATGATATGGATAACACATGTGAACTGCTGATAAACGTCGTGAGCGCCAGTAATCCAAAGATGCTGACAGGCTTGAACCAAAAAGGTAAGGGGTGTGGATGGAACGCTCACAATTCGCTCCACGCAATCTATTATTCCCCCGGCGGATAGGCAGATCCTAAGTCATCGTGTAAAATCAGTGGAACATGGTAAGCCTGACTGTCTCCGCAAATGCGGAAACCGACCCGCAAGGGCAGGCCACAGGCAAGCAGGTATGGGAGGCTGGAAAAAGCGAATGCCGTGCTGTAATGGTGCGGACAAGGGTTCAAAATTTGCCCTGACTCGAAAGAGTGCAGACTTCCAGCAGGTGGCGAATTACGAGAAAGATTATAAAAGGTATAACCACAGTTGCACGGCAGACGATGGCAAAGACCATTGACGGCGCTGCGGGCGGGTAACCGCAAACTTAGTAATAATCCATATCGTAAAGGCAGTAAAGCTGAATGAGAAATATACAGGAAATAATGCCGGTCTGACTTGACAAAAGGAAAGAATGGCATTACAAGCGAAAATGGAATCTAACAGAAATACTGCCGGATGCTTCACGGCATTTTATCGCTGCTTGAGCCGTATGAGGTGAAAGTCTCACGTACGGTTCTTAGGGGGGAAAGGAGCAGCAATGCTCCTGACCTACCCGGCACAAGAAAAATCCGAGACAGTAGGAACAGTTAAATGCCTGTAAAAACTGTCATTATTACCCAGCGGGTGACCATTTTAATACCCCTTTGCGAAGCTTGCTTCAGCATCCGGGAATATACATATGTCCCTCATCATTTGCAGTGCTTGCTCTGGCGCTTGATTGAAACAAATGTATAATGATAGTCCCGCCTGATTAAAGTTTAGCCAACAGGTCAGCAGCGAAGTCCGAGGGTAAACCCGGTAACGGGAGTCCGAAGCTGGACAGAGTGAGGATACAGGCCGTGTGATTGAGCCCCGAAAAGGGTATAGTCGTGGACATTGGATAAGCTCTTAAAGCAAGAGCAAAAGCCGATGCCGTGGAGCGTGCGGAAGGCAACAGTCCGTGCAAAAACCCCATTCATTTGATATGGGAAATAAATCCAATAATCAGGGGATGGGCAAATTTTACTGACTAATCCCTATGACCCTGAATGGGAGATGTATTTTGAACGCCGTCTGGACAAACAGACTGCTGAAAATTTGAAATACAGGAAAAGGATGTTTTCCTTATGGAAAAAGCAGAATGGTTTATGCCTGGTCTGCAAGCAAAGAATAACTGAGTAAACCAAATGGCATAAACACCACACCATATGGAAAGTCGATGGCGGCAGAGATACGCTGGACAATCTTGTTCTGCTTCACCCAAACTGTCATAGACAGCTGCACAGCCTGAAATTAAAAGTTAAAAAGCCGGATTCCGAAAGGGGTCTTTGAAAGGCTTGAGCCGTAAGCAGGGAAACTTACAAGCCCGGTTCTTAGGGGGATGCGTGGATTGGTAACAATCCTTTGGGCTGGCAACAGCCCCCATCTACCCGACTATCCCTCTATATTAATTTTAAAAAAGGTTTATTAATGAATATATGTCAAAATGAAGATCATACAATAATTCACGGTGATGCCATAGAAGCCTTATCTGGTTGCATCCCTGACAATTCAGTAAATTTGATCTTTGCTGATCCTCCATATAATATTGGCAAAAATTTTAATGGCAGAAAAGATAAGTGGCCTAATGAAAAGGAATATTTGAACTGGTGTTACAAATGGATTGATTTATGTATAAATAAATTAAAATCTGACGGCAGTTTTTATTTAATGGCTTCAACCCAATCAATGCCGTATTTTGATATGTACTTAAGAAAAAAAATGGAAATTCTTTCCAGAATAGTATGGGCTTATGACAGTTCAGGTGTACAGGCAAAAAAATATTTTGGTTCTCTTTATGAACCGATTCTTTTTTGTGTAAAAGACAAGAAAAATTATACTTTCAATGCTCAGGACATTTTAGTGGAAGCAAAAACAGGAGCAAAAAGAAACCTGATTGATTACAGGGGAGAAAAACCAAAGCCCTATAATACAAAAAAAGTTCCTGGAAATGTATGGAATTTTCCCAGAGTAAGATACAGAATGGAAGAATATGAAAAGCATCCCACACAGAAACCTGTTGCTGTAATAGAAAGAATAATCATAGCAAGCTCAAACCCGGGAGACATAGTATTGGATCCTTTTTCAGGAACATTTACAACCTCATATGTTGCGAAAAAATACAACAGAAAAAGTATCGGCGTTGAAGCTGAAGAAGAATATGTAAAAATCGGTTTAAGGCGTATGCAGATACAATCTCATTATAAAGGAGAAAAACTGCAAAGAGAACTGAAAACCTATGAACGTAAAAATTATCCATCCGAACATCAATTGTTAATATTTTCAAAGAAAGAGAATTATGGAACATCAGTTCACCAGTAAAATAATTGAAGTTCTTGAAAAAGAATTCAAAGACAGAGCACAAGATATTTTTGATAAAAGTACATTATTACAGTATCTTAATATTAAGACAACATCTGCAAACAGAGGTTCAAAAGCACGGGGAAGTTTTGCAAATTTATACGCAATCTATGTTTTAGTAGAAGATTATATCGCAAAAGGCTATGCAGACAACGGAAATTATGAAAATTATGAAGGAGTTCAGTTCAGCACACTCTTTACTCGACAGAGAGAATTACCTTTTGGAAGCAAGTTGCAAAATCATGCGATTAATAACCGTATGAATGAAGAATATAAAAAGTATTTTCAAACATCCGAATTTATACCTATTTTGCGAAACCTTGATACTAAACGTTATTGGATAAATGAAAATCTTCTTCTGATAAAATTTCATGATGCAACTTTTAACATTAGCAAATCGGTAATTGATATCATTGATTTATATGTGGCAAAAAAACAAAGCGCATTTGAAAATTTCATAAACACATGTGAGAAATTAAGAAAAATTCATAAAAGCAACAATGCGGAAGCCGAGTCGTTTATTTACGATTTACTCGCCATTAATGTGGATGCAAGAATATTTGAAATAGTAAGTTTTGCAATTTTAAAAGCATTTTACAAAGATCATACTGTATTTTTCGGATTTTCACTTGATGAAATTGAAGAGTATAATTTGATTCTTTACAAAACAGGAAGAACAAATGCAAATGACGGTGGAATTGATTTTGTAATGAAACCTCTTGGAAGATTTTTTCAGGTAACAGAAACTTTGGATGTGAAGAAATATTTTTTGGATATTGATAAAATTGAAAGATTCCCCATATCATTTGTTATAAAATCTACTGATTCTATTGAAGATATAAAGAAAAAATTGGAGAATGCCGCCAAAAAGACATACAGTGTCAGAGAAGTAATTCAAAAATATATGGAATGTATAGAAGAAATAATCAATATTCCTATTCTTGAAGAAAGACTCAGCGTTATTTTACAAACGGGAAATTTGCATGAAGTTCTGAATGAAATTATTAAACAAAGCAAGGTTGAATTTAACTACGAAGAGGGCTAACCCGGCGCTGATTGCGTTGCGACATGTAAGTCGCTGATTTTATTGTTAATACTTGATTCTCATTGAATGAGAATCAAGCAAAATTAACCTGTCTTATTGCAGACAGTTTCCTACTCCGACATGCACTTTCACCGCTGGTGTCTGATGTATGAAGCTTGGAGGACAACGTGAGCAACGTGTCCGTAAGGACTGGAGAGCAAACCGTGAGGGGGACTCAACTCTGGAAGCATCGAACCGGAGCGGGAGCCAGGAATGATGATATGGATAACACATGTGAACTGCTGATAAACGTCGTGAGCGCCAGTAAGCCAAAGATGCTGACAGGCTTGAGCCAAAAAGGTAAGGGGTGTGGATGGAGCGTTCACAACTCGCTCCACGCAATCTATTATTCCCCCGGCGGATAGGCAGATCCTAAGTCATCGTGTAAAATCAGTGGAACATGGTAAGCCTGACTGTCTCCGCAAATGCGGAAACCGACCCGCAAGGGCAGGCCATAGGCAGGCAGGTAGGGAGGCTGGAAAAAGCGAATGCCGTCTTGTAATGAGGCGGACAGGGGTTCAAAATTTGCCCTGACTCGAAAGAGTGCAGACTTCCAGCAGGTGGCGAATTACGAGAAAGATTATAAAAGGTATAACCACAGTTGCACGGCAGACGATGGCAAAGACCATTGACGGCGCTGCGGGCGGGTAACCGCAAACTTAGTAATAATCCATATCGTAAAGGCAGTAAAGCTGAATGAGAAATATACAGGGAATAATGCCGGTCTGACTTGACAAAAGGAAAGAATGGCATTACAAGCGAAAATGGAATCTAACAGAAATACTGCCGGATGCTTCACGGCATTTTATCGCTGCTTGAGCCGTATGAGGTGAAAGTCTCACATACGGTTCTTAGGGGGGAAGGGAGCAGTAATGCTCCTGACCTACCCGGCACCTATACGCTCAATGTCAAGCAGAAAAACCATGTTCTTTATTTATTGTTATATCAATATTTTATGTTCTTTAAAAAATAAAAAAACACTCCTCCTGTTGATTTTAATACAATAAGCACCTGCACATAAATTTTGTAACATATTGTAGGGGCAGCCCCCTGTGGCTGCCCTCGCTGCAAGGGCAGGCACAGGGGCCTGCCCCTACGGATGTTATGAAATTTTTGATGAGGTACTTACCTTGTCTCTATGTTTGGTAAGGAAATTTTTTTGTTATTAAAGTTATTTCGGAAAAATTCTAACTCTTCGGCAAACCTGTCTCTTATCGTTAAAAATATGCGTTGTTTCACACCCCTATAAACAACTATCAACCTTTATCAAGAGTACACTGGTTTCAGTGAGAGGCTCATTTATGTACAGCGAGATCCTTTATGGTCTCTACGGACGATTGCCAAGCTCCCTGCCGAAATTTTATAATTCATATTTGAATGATAAAGAGCATAAGCGGTTATATAAATTTTGTCTAACTTTTTACAGTTATAAATTATTTGTTATTTATTAAACTTATATTTTTTTATCTAAAGGGTAAATAAAATGTCTAAATTTTTTCCTGGGCCGCCATATTTCTTTGTTTGCAAGAAATGCGGCCATAGATTTCATCGTAAATTTAAAATAGGGTTGTGGTGTCCTAAGTGCAAGTCCATTAAGGTTATTAAAGATAGAACAGTATTCAAATAAAACTAATGCTAACATGGAGAGGAAATGAGACTGAATATATTTTACATAAGACATGTCGGAAATGAAGTTGGGTGGTTTGCAGAACCATTTAAAAACTCTGTATGCAGTGAAAAAGAACATTACATACAAGTTTGCACACGGTCATATAAAAGGTAACAAATTTGTCGTTTGCAAATGTTAAGAAATATGTTGGCACGGGTACGATTGTTGTGAAAATTGAGTCAAATGCAAAAATGGTCTTTGAAGAGAGGTCAAAAGATTTTTATGGAACAATGGTTTGGGCAAGATAATAGATAATGCTTGATTAGAACGATCTCACAAAAATTGAAAACACAGATTTTCAAAAATTGCTTTTTGCAAGATCATTTATCAAACAAAATAATGGAATTTTATTCGATCTTGCGAACCGTTTAATACATATAATCAAACCATTAATATTTTTTACCTTTCAAGACTGGAAGGAGTTACTAAAATGAAACATACACTGAAATTGGAATTATCAGATGACATATATATATTATTACTGAAATTATCAGAAAAAGCAGGACAACTGCCGGAAATTATAGCCACTCAGTGGGTAATATCTGAAACTCGAAAGCAGGCGGATGATCCTCTGGAAAAGTTTATTGGAAAATTAAAATCCAATAAATCTGACTGGGCAGATAATCATGATAATTATATTGGAGAAAAATTAAGCAAGGAAATGAAAGCATAAATAAATGAATAAAATATTCGCTGATACATCAGGTTGGGGGCATCTTATTGATTCAACTCAAAACATCATGAGTTAGCTGCAAATATTTATCGTAATTTATCTCTTAATTTTCGCAAAATTGTGACAACAAATTATATTATTACTGAACTTGTTGCACTTATGACAAGCCCTTTGCGCCTTCAGCATCAGATTATTGTTGAATTTATCAACAGTATGAAGCTTTCACTACAAGTTGAAATTATTCATATTGATCCTGTTCTTGATGAACAAGCATGGCATTTGCTAACAAAGCGATCAGATAAAGAATGGAGTCTTGTTGTAATGCAAAAACTTGGAATAACAGAATCTTTGACAACAGATCATCATTTTGAGCAGGCTGGTTTTATACGTTTATTGAAATAAAAAAACACTCCTCCTGTTGATTTTAATACAATATTTCGGTGAAATTCTCACTCTTCGGCAAACCTGTCTCTTATCGTTAAAAATATGCGTTGTTTCACCCCCCTATGAACAACTATCAACCTTTATCAAGAGTACACTGGTTTCAGTGAGAGACCTTTACTGTGTTCACCGGGATACATTTGGTCTCTACGATTGCATTATCCAAGGATTACGAAGAAATTAGATACTCAAAAGGTGAGATGATCTTGCGTAAAAGACAGGGTAAATAAAATGTCTAAATTTTTTCCTGGGCCGCCATATTTCTTTGTTTGTAAGAAATGCGGCCATAGATTTCATCGTAGATTTAAAATAGGGTTGTGGTGTCCTAAGTGCAAGTCCATTAAGGTTATTAAAGATAGAACAGTATTCAAGTAAAACTAATGCTAACAAGACAAATATACTCAGACAGAAAAAAGCGACGCTCGTTCCTCGCTCTGCTTTTTTCTGCCGGTGATTTGCGACCTTAGGCTTTCAAAATATTATTTGATGTAAATCATTAACCATTTAATTTAATTGATATTTTAACAAATGACCAGTTAAATCTAAATAATTCTAACAATTCACTGAGCAAATATCATATTTATTCAATATTATAAGATTTTTATCAATTTGAAAGGTTTTACTGGATATAACTTTTAGACCACCAAAAATTAATATATTTGGTTATCACTTAATTTTTAAATTAATTTCAATTTTGGTTTGAAAACTATATCACTTAGTGTTATAGTTGAGATATGAAAAAGTTAATGACAAAACACTTTTCAAAATGGGTATCTAAACAGAATATTTCTGAAACAGAGCTTTCGAATGCCTTGTCAGAACTCCAAGATGATATTTTTGAAGCAAATCTTGGTGGATGTATATACAAAAAAAGAATTCGATTTGAAGGACAAGGCAAAAGCGGTAGCGGAAGAACGATCATTTGTTACAGAAAAGAAGATAGAGCCATTTTCATTCATGGCTTTTCCAAAAATGAGAAAGCAAATCTTTCTAAAAAGGAACTTAACATCTTCAAAGAATTGTCCAAAA from the Desulfonema limicola genome contains:
- the yhdJ gene encoding adenine-specific DNA-methyltransferase codes for the protein MNICQNEDHTIIHGDAIEALSGCIPDNSVNLIFADPPYNIGKNFNGRKDKWPNEKEYLNWCYKWIDLCINKLKSDGSFYLMASTQSMPYFDMYLRKKMEILSRIVWAYDSSGVQAKKYFGSLYEPILFCVKDKKNYTFNAQDILVEAKTGAKRNLIDYRGEKPKPYNTKKVPGNVWNFPRVRYRMEEYEKHPTQKPVAVIERIIIASSNPGDIVLDPFSGTFTTSYVAKKYNRKSIGVEAEEEYVKIGLRRMQIQSHYKGEKLQRELKTYERKNYPSEHQLLIFSKKENYGTSVHQ
- a CDS encoding type II toxin-antitoxin system VapC family toxin — its product is MTTNYIITELVALMTSPLRLQHQIIVEFINSMKLSLQVEIIHIDPVLDEQAWHLLTKRSDKEWSLVVMQKLGITESLTTDHHFEQAGFIRLLK
- a CDS encoding type II toxin-antitoxin system RelE/ParE family toxin, which translates into the protein MTKHFSKWVSKQNISETELSNALSELQDDIFEANLGGCIYKKRIRFEGQGKSGSGRTIICYRKEDRAIFIHGFSKNEKANLSKKELNIFKELSKILLRLSTSEIKIAVENGDFIEVKS